A section of the Drosophila sechellia strain sech25 chromosome 3L, ASM438219v1, whole genome shotgun sequence genome encodes:
- the LOC6619420 gene encoding polycomb protein Su(z)12 isoform X1, with product MAPTKKREKDSNPDGSAANGINGLTHGASDASNAGSTVPPTGEGQVKLNGHQQEQELFLQAFEKPTQIYRYLRNRHETNPIFLNRTLSYMKERMSRNNKKRISFQVNSMLESITQKSEAVSQNYLHVIYDSLHEKLPARLDNESGEDLLQEQLLCEAGESVSVETTLYKITRSKRKDSTLDFQELLSKCSQIVYNPKDRVGEHATISIPLQTMRPMGEQHTLYKLLFRIKVLAPSTCNDENAETPPIKRSRRNEKMFGSELILYEKSSGFITEGEYEAMLQPLNSTSIKSFSPKKCTWETMPDSYIPLSLTYDVYQQSPMLKFHLTLSNEQLPEMISAPELQRYVQHLDAVAEMNYNNNNYNNNNNCSGLKNGGGGGNSTLCKTTPEHIQIVYNFMYSNNTRQQTEYTQELNCPWCGLDCLRLYALLKHLKLCHARFNFTYQPAGSGARIDVTINDAYDGSYAGSPYDLAGPSGSSFARTCGPVRRTSVTSLMVCRPRRQKTCLDEFLELDEDEISNQRSYITGHNRLYHHTETCLPVHSKELDIDSEGESDPLWLRQKTIQMIDEFSDVNEGEKELMKLWNLHVMRHGFVGDCQLPIACEMFLDAKGTEIVRKNLYRNFILHMCSLFDYGLIAAETVYKTVQKLQGLLSKYAAGQELMQRQREEQLKYWLDVGMHKKQEDPKTLKSPQKAAPPADQASTSSASTSGSGSMQPPKRMPAHLKRGSAASSTGVQGKATENGTNSSSSSSGSNSKNVAKKSADQPLSTLANTRERRSEQGQKRNVSGSRLAATPASKRKLSSKDNTVLTKRQRYSDGSPGAGTGNGNGHGGGSGASRNKSNNYSLPATSNNASSSSSSKRPIARRRSTSERSKASGSTGGGAGGVRTRLSVPAKYERR from the exons atggCCCCAACgaaaaaacgcgaaaaagaCAGTAATCCGGATGGTTCAGCCGCAAATGGCATTAATGGCCTCACCCATGGAGCATCGGACGCGAGCAATGCTGGCTCTACCGTACCGCCGACGGGCGAGGGTCAGGTCAAACTCAATGGCcaccagcaggagcaggaactCTTTTTGCAGGCCTTTGAGA AGCCCACGCAGATCTATCGCTACCTGCGCAATCGACACGAGACAAAC CCCATCTTCCTCAACCGCACGCTCAGCTACATGAAGGAACGGATGTCGCGGAACAACAAGAAGCGGATAAGCTTCCAGGTAAACTCCATGCTGGAGAGCATAACACAAAAGTCGGAGGCGGTGAGCCAGAACTACCTGCACGTCATCTACGATTCGCTGCACGAGAAGTTGCCGGCGAGGTTGGACAACGAGTCTGGCGAGGATCTGCTGCAGGAGCAGCTGCTCTGCGAAGCGGGCGAGTCTGTGAGTGTGGAGACCACGCTGTACAAGATCACACGCAGCAAGCGAAAGGACAGCACGCTGGACTTCCAGGAGCTGCTCAGCAAGTGCTCGCAGATCGTGTACAACCCAAAGGATCGTGTGGGAGAACATGCCACCATCAGCATTCCTCTCCAGACGATGCGGCCAATGGGTGAGCAGCACACACTGTACAAGCTGCTCTTTCGCATCAAGGTGCTGGCGCCAAGTACGTGCAACGATGAGAATGCAG AAACTCCACCGATCAAGCGGTCGCGTCGAAATGAGAAAATGTTCGGGTCGGAACTGATATTGTACGAGAAGTCCAGCGGATTCATAACCGAAGGCGAGTACGAGGCCATGCTGCAGCCTCTAAATTCCACCAGCATCAAGTCCTTCTCACCAAAGAAATGCACCTGGGAAACGATGCCCGACAGCTACATTCCACTCTCGCTCACCTACGACGTCTACCAGCAGAGTCCCATGCTCAAGTTCCATCTGACGCTATCCAATGAGCAGCTGCCCGAGATGATTTCCGCTCCGGAGCTGCAGCGTTATGTCCAGCATCTGGATGCGGTGGCCGAGAtgaactacaacaacaacaactacaataacaacaacaattgcagcGGATTGAAGAACGGTGGTGGCGGAGGCAACAGCACGTTGTGCAAGACCACACCGGAGCACATTCAGATTGTGTACAACTTCATGTACAGCAATAATACCCGCCAGCAGACGGAGTACACACAGGAGCTGAACTGCCCGTGGTGCGGCCTGGACTGCCTGCGTCTCTATGCCCTGCTGAAGCATCTAAAGCTTTGCCACGCCCGCTTCAACTTTACCTACCAGCCGGCTGGAAGTGGAGCTCGCATAGATGTCACCATCAATGATGCCTACGACGGTTCGTATGCCGGATCGCCCTACGACTTAGCCGGTCCGTCTGGCTCCTCGTTTGCCCGCACCTGCGGCCCCGTGCGACGCACCTCGGTCACCAGCCTGATGGTGTGCCGGCCCAGGCGGCAGAAGACCTGCCTGGACGAGTTCCTGGAGCTGGACGAGGACGAGATAAGCAACCAGCGGTCGTACATTACCGGTCACAACAG ACTCTACCACCACACGGAGACTTGCCTGCCCGTGCATTCGAAAGAGCTGGACATCGACTCCGAGGGCGAGAGCGATCCGCTGTGGCTGCGCCAGAAGACCATCCAGATGATCGACGAGTTCTCCGACGTGAACGAGGGTGAAAAGGAGTTGATGAAGCTGTGGAACCTGCACGTGATGCGTCACGGCTTTGTGGGCGATTGCCAGCTGCCGATCGCCTGCGAGATGTTCCTCGACGCCAAAGGCACTGAGATTGTGCGCAAGAATCTCTACCGCAACTTCATCCTGCACATGTGTTCGCTCTTCGACTACGGACTGATCGCGGCCGAGACGGTCTACAAGACGGTACAGAAGCTTCAGGGTCTGCTCAGCAAGTACGCCGCCGGCCAGGAGCTGATGCAGCGGCAGCGCGAGGAGCAACTGAAGTACTGGCTGGATGTGGGCATGCACAAGAAGCAGGAAGACCCCAAGACACTCAAGTCACCCCAAAAGGCAGCACCGCCCGCAGACCAAGCATCTACCTCCTCCGCATCGACCTCTGGAAGTGGTTCAATGCAGCCACCCAAACGAATGCCGGCTCATCTGAAGCGAGGCAGCGCAGCGTCCTCCACGGGCGTCCAGGGCAAGGCCACTGAAAATggcaccaacagcagcagcagcagcagcggtagCAACAGCAAGAACGTGGCCAAGAAGAGCGCCGACCAGCCGCTGAGCACCCTGGCCAACACAAGGGAGCGACGCTCCGAGCAAGGCCAGAAGCGCAATGTCAGCGGATCGCGACTGGCGGCCACACCAGCATCGAAGCGCAAGCTGAGCTCCAAAG ATAATACAGTGCTTACCAAGCGGCAGCGCTACAGCGACGGAAGTCCCGGCGCAGGGaccggaaatggaaatggacaCGGAGGCGGAAGTGGAGCCAGCCGCAACAAAAGCAATAACTATTCACTGCCAGCAACCAGTAAcaacgccagcagcagcagcagcagcaaacgcCCGATTGCCCGGCGTCGCTCCACATCGGAGAGGAGCAAGGCGAGCGGATCGACGggaggaggagctggtggCGTCCGTACCAGGCTATCGGTGCCGGCCAAGTACGAGAGGCGCTGA
- the LOC6619420 gene encoding polycomb protein Su(z)12 isoform X2 — MAPTKKREKDSNPDGSAANGINGLTHGASDASNAGSTVPPTGEGQVKLNGHQQEQELFLQAFEKPTQIYRYLRNRHETNPIFLNRTLSYMKERMSRNNKKRISFQVNSMLESITQKSEAVSQNYLHVIYDSLHEKLPARLDNESGEDLLQEQLLCEAGESVSVETTLYKITRSKRKDSTLDFQELLSKCSQIVYNPKDRVGEHATISIPLQTMRPMGEQHTLYKLLFRIKVLAPSTCNDENAETPPIKRSRRNEKMFGSELILYEKSSGFITEGEYEAMLQPLNSTSIKSFSPKKCTWETMPDSYIPLSLTYDVYQQSPMLKFHLTLSNEQLPEMISAPELQRYVQHLDAVAEMNYNNNNYNNNNNCSGLKNGGGGGNSTLCKTTPEHIQIVYNFMYSNNTRQQTEYTQELNCPWCGLDCLRLYALLKHLKLCHARFNFTYQPAGSGARIDVTINDAYDGSYAGSPYDLAGPSGSSFARTCGPVRRTSVTSLMVCRPRRQKTCLDEFLELDEDEISNQRSYITGHNRLYHHTETCLPVHSKELDIDSEGESDPLWLRQKTIQMIDEFSDVNEGEKELMKLWNLHVMRHGFVGDCQLPIACEMFLDAKGTEIVRKNLYRNFILHMCSLFDYGLIAAETVYKTVQKLQGLLSKYAAGQELMQRQREEQLKYWLDVGMHKKQEDPKTLKSPQKAAPPADQASTSSASTSGSGSMQPPKRMPAHLKRGSAASSTGVQGKATENGTNSSSSSSGSNSKNVAKKSADQPLSTLANTRERRSEQGQKRNVSGSRLAATPASKRKLSSKDVEQAADAPEVLAHSDNAVDVGIIDDECGGFGAVGVNGVASPVANHCVGN, encoded by the exons atggCCCCAACgaaaaaacgcgaaaaagaCAGTAATCCGGATGGTTCAGCCGCAAATGGCATTAATGGCCTCACCCATGGAGCATCGGACGCGAGCAATGCTGGCTCTACCGTACCGCCGACGGGCGAGGGTCAGGTCAAACTCAATGGCcaccagcaggagcaggaactCTTTTTGCAGGCCTTTGAGA AGCCCACGCAGATCTATCGCTACCTGCGCAATCGACACGAGACAAAC CCCATCTTCCTCAACCGCACGCTCAGCTACATGAAGGAACGGATGTCGCGGAACAACAAGAAGCGGATAAGCTTCCAGGTAAACTCCATGCTGGAGAGCATAACACAAAAGTCGGAGGCGGTGAGCCAGAACTACCTGCACGTCATCTACGATTCGCTGCACGAGAAGTTGCCGGCGAGGTTGGACAACGAGTCTGGCGAGGATCTGCTGCAGGAGCAGCTGCTCTGCGAAGCGGGCGAGTCTGTGAGTGTGGAGACCACGCTGTACAAGATCACACGCAGCAAGCGAAAGGACAGCACGCTGGACTTCCAGGAGCTGCTCAGCAAGTGCTCGCAGATCGTGTACAACCCAAAGGATCGTGTGGGAGAACATGCCACCATCAGCATTCCTCTCCAGACGATGCGGCCAATGGGTGAGCAGCACACACTGTACAAGCTGCTCTTTCGCATCAAGGTGCTGGCGCCAAGTACGTGCAACGATGAGAATGCAG AAACTCCACCGATCAAGCGGTCGCGTCGAAATGAGAAAATGTTCGGGTCGGAACTGATATTGTACGAGAAGTCCAGCGGATTCATAACCGAAGGCGAGTACGAGGCCATGCTGCAGCCTCTAAATTCCACCAGCATCAAGTCCTTCTCACCAAAGAAATGCACCTGGGAAACGATGCCCGACAGCTACATTCCACTCTCGCTCACCTACGACGTCTACCAGCAGAGTCCCATGCTCAAGTTCCATCTGACGCTATCCAATGAGCAGCTGCCCGAGATGATTTCCGCTCCGGAGCTGCAGCGTTATGTCCAGCATCTGGATGCGGTGGCCGAGAtgaactacaacaacaacaactacaataacaacaacaattgcagcGGATTGAAGAACGGTGGTGGCGGAGGCAACAGCACGTTGTGCAAGACCACACCGGAGCACATTCAGATTGTGTACAACTTCATGTACAGCAATAATACCCGCCAGCAGACGGAGTACACACAGGAGCTGAACTGCCCGTGGTGCGGCCTGGACTGCCTGCGTCTCTATGCCCTGCTGAAGCATCTAAAGCTTTGCCACGCCCGCTTCAACTTTACCTACCAGCCGGCTGGAAGTGGAGCTCGCATAGATGTCACCATCAATGATGCCTACGACGGTTCGTATGCCGGATCGCCCTACGACTTAGCCGGTCCGTCTGGCTCCTCGTTTGCCCGCACCTGCGGCCCCGTGCGACGCACCTCGGTCACCAGCCTGATGGTGTGCCGGCCCAGGCGGCAGAAGACCTGCCTGGACGAGTTCCTGGAGCTGGACGAGGACGAGATAAGCAACCAGCGGTCGTACATTACCGGTCACAACAG ACTCTACCACCACACGGAGACTTGCCTGCCCGTGCATTCGAAAGAGCTGGACATCGACTCCGAGGGCGAGAGCGATCCGCTGTGGCTGCGCCAGAAGACCATCCAGATGATCGACGAGTTCTCCGACGTGAACGAGGGTGAAAAGGAGTTGATGAAGCTGTGGAACCTGCACGTGATGCGTCACGGCTTTGTGGGCGATTGCCAGCTGCCGATCGCCTGCGAGATGTTCCTCGACGCCAAAGGCACTGAGATTGTGCGCAAGAATCTCTACCGCAACTTCATCCTGCACATGTGTTCGCTCTTCGACTACGGACTGATCGCGGCCGAGACGGTCTACAAGACGGTACAGAAGCTTCAGGGTCTGCTCAGCAAGTACGCCGCCGGCCAGGAGCTGATGCAGCGGCAGCGCGAGGAGCAACTGAAGTACTGGCTGGATGTGGGCATGCACAAGAAGCAGGAAGACCCCAAGACACTCAAGTCACCCCAAAAGGCAGCACCGCCCGCAGACCAAGCATCTACCTCCTCCGCATCGACCTCTGGAAGTGGTTCAATGCAGCCACCCAAACGAATGCCGGCTCATCTGAAGCGAGGCAGCGCAGCGTCCTCCACGGGCGTCCAGGGCAAGGCCACTGAAAATggcaccaacagcagcagcagcagcagcggtagCAACAGCAAGAACGTGGCCAAGAAGAGCGCCGACCAGCCGCTGAGCACCCTGGCCAACACAAGGGAGCGACGCTCCGAGCAAGGCCAGAAGCGCAATGTCAGCGGATCGCGACTGGCGGCCACACCAGCATCGAAGCGCAAGCTGAGCTCCAAAG ATGTGGAGCAGGCGGCGGATGCGCCAGAGGTGCTGGCCCACAGCGATAATGCTGTCGATGTTGGTATTATTGATGATGAGTGTGGCGGATTTGGTGCCGTGGGAGTTAATGGAGTTGCGAGCCCGGTTGCCAACCACTGTGTGGGCAACTAA
- the LOC6619421 gene encoding probable prefoldin subunit 6, with product MDKKSAALYKKMQAEIEAYQNLQKSCVKMVKQRAMLESQLNENKCVLDELNLLGPDNKVYKLYGPVLVKQELEESRQNVGKRMEYISKELKSSTDTLENMEKDMLKHRESVAKYQQQCQVAAAMQ from the exons ATGGACAAGAAGAGCGCAGCGTTGTATAAAAAGATGCAGGCCGAGATTGAGGCGTACCAGAACCTGCAGAAAT CCTGCGTGAAGATGGTAAAGCAGCGGGCAATGCTGGAAAGCCAGCTGAACGAGAACAAGTGCGTCCTGGACGAGCTGAATCTTCTGGGCCCCGACAACAAGGTCTACAAGCTCTACGGGCCCGTTCTGGTCAaacaggagctggaggagtcGCGTCAGAATGTCGGAAAGCGCATGGAGTACATCTCCAAGGAGCTGAAGAGCTCCACCGACACCCTGGAGAACAT GGAGAAGGACATGCTGAAGCATCGGGAATCCGTGGCCAAGTACCAACAGCAGTGTCAGGTGGCGGCGGCCATGCAGTAA
- the LOC6619422 gene encoding Golgi reassembly-stacking protein 2, which produces MGSSHSIHVPGGGTEGYHVLKVQDNSPGQKAGLEAFFDFIVAIAGTRLDQDNDMLKELLRQNVDKPVRLTVYSSKTQTVRELTLTPSNNWGGQGLLGVSIRFCSFEGANESVWHILEVHPNSPAELAGLRAYSDYVIGADAIRHENDDLFTLIETHEQQPLKMYVYNLDDDACREVTIKPNTAWGGEGALGCGIGFGYLHRIPVQAEPVTSSSAAAPAAASAESSAPLLTAGGAAPAVAQAAHAGSAVVSPTLPYIPPLANTFGSTNAEVRPPTIEPPAQQSLFKTYFNPDEATDALTAALESQATIAEPVSVPAPPAVADVSVAQPQVQVPAPAQPMPPPANIFIPGVFDPSTQQNATLGGIPAAQLPFPQATAAPVPMFSAPQQAYMSAPAALSYPAGAQTVPSYPQVQPSMGGLFPTQPTPLPPQMAHVFAPPVPPQAVAAPAQGNDELAGPAVNQAGN; this is translated from the exons ATGGGCTCGAGCCACAGCATCCATGTTCCCGGCGGCGGCACCGAAG GCTACCACGTACTCAAGGTGCAGGACAACTCGCCGGGCCAAAAGGCCGGACTGGAGGCCTTCTTCGACTTCATCGTCGCAATAGCCGGCACACGCTTGGACCAGGACAATGACATGCTGAAGGAGCTGCTTCGCCAGAACGTTGACAAGCCGGTGCGGCTCACCGTCTACTCCAGCAAGACGCAGACGGTCCGCGAACTGACCCTCACGCCGAGCAACAACTGGGGTGGCCAAGGGCTGCTGGGCGTCAGCATACGGTTCTGCTCCTTCGAGGGCGCCAACGAGAGCGTCTGGCACATACTCGAAGTACATCCCAATTCGCCAGCTGAACTCGCGGGACTGCGAGCCTACAGCGACTACGTGATTGGGGCAGATGCCATACGGCACGAGAACGACGACCTGTTCACGCTGATCGAAACGCACGAGCAGCAGCCGCTGAAAATGTACGTTTACAACCTGGACGATGACGCCTGCCGCGAGGTGACCATCAAGCCGAATACCGCCTGGGGTGGCGAGGGAGCACTGGGCTGCGGCATTGGCTTCGGCTATCTGCATCGTATTCCCGTGCAGGCAGAGCCAGTGACCAGCAGctcagctgctgctcctgctgctgcctccGCGGAGTCCTCTGCTCCACTGCTGACTGCCGGAGGAGCGGCACCGGCTGTTGCTCAAGCAGCCCATGCAGGATCCGCAGTGGTCTCACCAACGTTGCCTTACATACCGCCACTGGCCAACACCTTTGGATCGACAAACGCCGAGGTTAGGCCACCGACCATTGAGCCACCGGCACAACAGAGCTTGTTCAAGACCTACTTCAATCCGGATGAGGCTACCGATGCCCTAACCGCTGCGCTCGAATCGCAGGCCACCATTGCCGAGCCCGTTTCCGTTCCCGCTCCGCCGGCGGTGGCTGACGTGTCCGTGGCGCAACCACAGGTTCAGGTGCCCGCACCAGCGCAACCAATGCCGCCGCCAGCCAACATCTTTATACCCGGCGTTTTCGATCCCAGTACGCAGCAAAATGCTACTCTAGGTGGCATACCCGCTGCCCAGCTGCCATTTCCACAGGCCACGGCAGCGCCTGTGCCCATGTTCTCTGCACCACAGCAGGCCTACATGTCGGCCCCGGCTGCCCTCTCCTATCCAGCCGGTGCCCAGACAGTGCCGTCGTATCCGCAGGTGCAACCCTCCATGGGCGGACTGTTTCCCACGCAGCCAACGCCGTTGCCGCCGCAGATGGCCCATGTGTTTGCGCCACCAGTACCACCGCAGGCTGTCGCTGCTCCGGCGCAAGGCAATGATGAATTAGCCGGACCGGCAGTGAATCAGGCTGGAAACTAA
- the LOC6619423 gene encoding metaxin-2 — MKSHYLSQLDTADKLSAEPWPEDATLYQPYEAEQILLPENASCLAVKAYLKMCNLPFGIRSCANAEHMSPGGRMTKLPFIRAGAFIFAEFEPIVNFVEQKELAIGSWQDEDEKSDMRTYVSLVENIFTMAELYISFKNERVYKEVTAPRNGVVFPWPLNHMQNYGKRRNALRLLKVYQWDDLDIDSVIDKVAKCCETLEYKLKESPETPFFYGDQPCELDAIAFGHLFSILTTTLPNMALAQTVQKFKDLVEFCRFVDEKYFQTRCLPN; from the exons ATGAAATCCCACTATCTGAGCCAGCTAGACACGGCCGATAAACTGTCCGCCGAGCCTTGGCCCGAAGACGCCACCCTCTACCAG CCTTATGAAGCGGAACAGATCCTGCTGCCGGAAAACGCCAGTTGCCTGGCCGTGAAGGCTTACCTGAAGATGTGCAACCTGCCCTTCGGGATTCGGTCCTGCGCCAACGCGGAGCACATGTCGCCCGGCGGCAGGATGACCAAGTTGCCCTTCATCCGCGCAGGAGCATTCATCTTTGCCGAATTCGAGCCGATCGTGAACTTTGTGGAGCAGAAGGAACTGGCCATTGGCAGCTGgcaggacgaggacgagaaGTCCGACATGCGCACCTATGTGTCGCTGGTGGAGAACATCTTCACCATGGCGGAGCTGTACATTAGCTTCAAGAACGAACGCGTCTACAAAGAGGTCACAGCGCCCAGGAACGGAGTCGTCTTTCCCTGGCCCCTCAATCACATGCAGAACTATGGGAAGCGGCGGAACGCGCTGCGTCTGTTGAAGGTCTATCAGTGGGACGACCTGGACATCGACAGCGTCATCGACAAGGTGGCCAAGTGCTGTGAGACGCTCGAGTACAAGCTGAAGGAGTCGCCGGAAACGCCCTTCTTCTACGGCGATCAGCCCTGCGAACTGGACGCCATCGCCTTCGGCCACCTCTTCAGCATTCTGACCACCACGCTGCCGAACATGGCGCTGGCCCAAACGGTGCAGAAGTTCAAGGACTTGGTCGAGTTCTGTCGCTTCGTCGATGAGAAGTACTTTCAGACCAGGTGCCTGCCCAATTAG
- the LOC6619424 gene encoding rho GDP-dissociation inhibitor 1 isoform X4, whose translation MAETETKHHPEHHDEDVHDANYQAPPEKTIEEIMAADQEDESLRRYKEALLGAAQTEIIIVEPNDPRKVIVKKLALVVEGRDDMELDLTGDLSQLKKQLFVIKEGVQYKVRIDFIVQREIVHGLKYVQKTSRLGVNVVVDKMKHMVGSYPPKKEIQFYLTPAEEAPSGTFSRGTYSVSSVFTDDDKHIHLEWDWTFEIKKDWA comes from the exons ATGGCCGAAACAGAGACGAAGCACCATCCCGAGCACCACGACGAGGATGTCCATGATGCCAACTACCAGGCGCCGCCGGAGAAGACCATCGAGGAGATTATGGCCGCCGATCAGGAGGACGAGAGCTTGCGACGCTACAAGGAGGCGCTCCTGGGTGCCGCACAGACCGAGATTATTATTGTTG AACCCAACGATCCCCGAAAAGTTATTGTTAAGAAACTGGCCCTCGTCGTCGAAGGACGCGACGACATGGAGTTGGATCTTACCGGTGACCTTAGTCAGCTGAAAAAGCAG CTTTTTGTGATCAAAGAAGGTGTTCAGTACAAGGTGCGCATTGATTTTATTGTGCAGCGTGAAATAGTCCATGGCCTTAAGTATGTTCAAAAGACTTCTCGCTTGGGTGTTAATG tTGTGG TTGACAAGATGAAGCATATGGTTGGCTCCTATCCGCCGAAGAAGGAGATTCAGTTCTACTTGACGCCCGCCGAGGAGGCACCTTCAGGCACATTCTCCCGCGGCACCTACTCGGTCAGTTCGGTCTTCACGGATGACGACAAGCACATACATCTGGAGTGGGACTGGACCTTTGAGATCAAAAAGGACTGGGCCTAA
- the LOC6619424 gene encoding rho GDP-dissociation inhibitor 1 isoform X2, translating to MAETETKHHPEHHDEDVHDANYQAPPEKTIEEIMAADQEDESLRRYKEALLGAAQTEIIIVEPNDPRKVIVKKLALVVEGRDDMELDLTGDLSQLKKQLFVIKEGVQYKVRIDFIVQREIVHGLKYVQKTSRLGVNVDKMKHMVGSYPPKKEIQFYLTPAEEAPSGTFSRGTYSVSSVFTDDDKHIHLEWDWTFEIKKDWA from the exons ATGGCCGAAACAGAGACGAAGCACCATCCCGAGCACCACGACGAGGATGTCCATGATGCCAACTACCAGGCGCCGCCGGAGAAGACCATCGAGGAGATTATGGCCGCCGATCAGGAGGACGAGAGCTTGCGACGCTACAAGGAGGCGCTCCTGGGTGCCGCACAGACCGAGATTATTATTGTTG AACCCAACGATCCCCGAAAAGTTATTGTTAAGAAACTGGCCCTCGTCGTCGAAGGACGCGACGACATGGAGTTGGATCTTACCGGTGACCTTAGTCAGCTGAAAAAGCAG CTTTTTGTGATCAAAGAAGGTGTTCAGTACAAGGTGCGCATTGATTTTATTGTGCAGCGTGAAATAGTCCATGGCCTTAAGTATGTTCAAAAGACTTCTCGCTTGGGTGTTAATG TTGACAAGATGAAGCATATGGTTGGCTCCTATCCGCCGAAGAAGGAGATTCAGTTCTACTTGACGCCCGCCGAGGAGGCACCTTCAGGCACATTCTCCCGCGGCACCTACTCGGTCAGTTCGGTCTTCACGGATGACGACAAGCACATACATCTGGAGTGGGACTGGACCTTTGAGATCAAAAAGGACTGGGCCTAA
- the LOC6619424 gene encoding rho GDP-dissociation inhibitor 1 isoform X3 has translation MAETETKHHPEHHDEDVHDANYQAPPEKTIEEIMAADQEDESLRRYKEALLGAAQTEIIIVEPNDPRKVIVKKLALVVEGRDDMELDLTGDLSQLKKQLFVIKEGVQYKVRIDFIVQREIVHGLKYVQKTSRLGVNVDKMKHMVGSYPPKKEIQFYLTPAEEAPSGTFSRGTYSVSSVFTDDDKHIHLEWDWTFEIKKDWA, from the exons ATGGCCGAAACAGAGACGAAGCACCATCCCGAGCACCACGACGAGGATGTCCATGATGCCAACTACCAG GCGCCGCCGGAGAAGACCATCGAGGAGATTATGGCCGCCGATCAGGAGGACGAGAGCTTGCGACGCTACAAGGAGGCGCTCCTGGGTGCCGCACAGACCGAGATTATTATTGTTG AACCCAACGATCCCCGAAAAGTTATTGTTAAGAAACTGGCCCTCGTCGTCGAAGGACGCGACGACATGGAGTTGGATCTTACCGGTGACCTTAGTCAGCTGAAAAAGCAG CTTTTTGTGATCAAAGAAGGTGTTCAGTACAAGGTGCGCATTGATTTTATTGTGCAGCGTGAAATAGTCCATGGCCTTAAGTATGTTCAAAAGACTTCTCGCTTGGGTGTTAATG TTGACAAGATGAAGCATATGGTTGGCTCCTATCCGCCGAAGAAGGAGATTCAGTTCTACTTGACGCCCGCCGAGGAGGCACCTTCAGGCACATTCTCCCGCGGCACCTACTCGGTCAGTTCGGTCTTCACGGATGACGACAAGCACATACATCTGGAGTGGGACTGGACCTTTGAGATCAAAAAGGACTGGGCCTAA
- the LOC6619424 gene encoding rho GDP-dissociation inhibitor 1 isoform X1, producing the protein MAETETKHHPEHHDEDVHDANYQAPPEKTIEEIMAADQEDESLRRYKEALLGAAQTEIIIVEPNDPRKVIVKKLALVVEGRDDMELDLTGDLSQLKKQLFVIKEGVQYKVRIDFIVQREIVHGLKYVQKTSRLGVNVVVDKMKHMVGSYPPKKEIQFYLTPAEEAPSGTFSRGTYSVSSVFTDDDKHIHLEWDWTFEIKKDWA; encoded by the exons ATGGCCGAAACAGAGACGAAGCACCATCCCGAGCACCACGACGAGGATGTCCATGATGCCAACTACCAG GCGCCGCCGGAGAAGACCATCGAGGAGATTATGGCCGCCGATCAGGAGGACGAGAGCTTGCGACGCTACAAGGAGGCGCTCCTGGGTGCCGCACAGACCGAGATTATTATTGTTG AACCCAACGATCCCCGAAAAGTTATTGTTAAGAAACTGGCCCTCGTCGTCGAAGGACGCGACGACATGGAGTTGGATCTTACCGGTGACCTTAGTCAGCTGAAAAAGCAG CTTTTTGTGATCAAAGAAGGTGTTCAGTACAAGGTGCGCATTGATTTTATTGTGCAGCGTGAAATAGTCCATGGCCTTAAGTATGTTCAAAAGACTTCTCGCTTGGGTGTTAATG tTGTGG TTGACAAGATGAAGCATATGGTTGGCTCCTATCCGCCGAAGAAGGAGATTCAGTTCTACTTGACGCCCGCCGAGGAGGCACCTTCAGGCACATTCTCCCGCGGCACCTACTCGGTCAGTTCGGTCTTCACGGATGACGACAAGCACATACATCTGGAGTGGGACTGGACCTTTGAGATCAAAAAGGACTGGGCCTAA